In Lates calcarifer isolate ASB-BC8 linkage group LG21, TLL_Latcal_v3, whole genome shotgun sequence, a single window of DNA contains:
- the LOC108899753 gene encoding extracellular calcium-sensing receptor-like, translating into MAFAIDEINRNSNLLPNVTLGYSLYDNCLQLGIGFRAALSLVSGQEEQVILHETCVGTLPVLGIVGDSSSTRSIAISTVLGLYRVPMVSYFATCSCLSDRQKFPSFFRTIPSDAFQVRAMIQILKHFGWTWTGLLISDDDYGLHAARSFQSDLGPSGGGCLAYTEILPWGNNPAELKRIVDVMKKSTARVIIVFAHESHMINLMEEVVRQNVTGLQWIASEAWTSAAVLHTPRLMPYLGGTLGITIRRGEIAGLKDFLLQIRPDLHHNNSYGNNVVNQFWEHTFQCRFAPPPAGWVEAGGALCTGQEDLESVETEFLDVSDLRSEYNVYKAVYALAYALDNMLQCEPGRGPFSGHSCGNLQRLEPWQLVHYMENVNFTTSFGDPVSFDENGDVLPIYDIMNWQWLPDGRTEVQTVGEVKKSAFKGEELTLDEDKIFWNFESKEPPRSVCSESCPPGTRIARKRGEPECCLDCIPCSEGKVSNKTDSMECTSCPEDFWSNPQRDQCVPKKIEFLSYHEPLGICLAATSLLGTFICAVVLGIFIYHRRTPIVRANNSELSFHLLLSLKLCFLCSLLFIGRPRPWTCQLRHAAFGISFVLCVSCILVKTMVVLAVFKASKPGGEASLKWFGVLQQRGTVLVLTSVQAAICTAWLVTASPAPHKNTEYHNDKIVYECVVGSTVGFAVLLGYIGLLAILSFLLAFLARNLPDSFNEAKLITFSMLIFCAVWVAFVPAYISSPGKYADAVEVFAILASSFGLLVALFGPKCYIILLRPERNTKKAIMGRGTES; encoded by the exons ATGGCCTTTGCTATTGATGaaatcaacagaaactccaACCTGCTTCCTAATGTGACTCTGGGATACAGTCTGTATGATAACTGCCTCCAACTAGGAATTGGATTCCGTGCAGCATTGTCATTAGTCAGTGGTCAAGAGGAGCAAGTTATATTACATGAGACCTGTGTAGGAACCCTTCCAGTCCTTGGAATTGTGGGCGATTCTTCCTCTACACGCTCTATTGCCATCTCCACTGTCTTAGGTTTGTACAGAGTGCCTATG gtGAGTTATTTCGCAACATGTTCCTGCCTGAGTGACCGGCAAAAGTTTCCATCCTTCTTTAGGACGATCCCAAGTGATGCTTTCCAG GTGCGTGCTATGATTCAGATTCTAAAACACTTTGGCTGGACTTGGACAGGTCTGCTGATCAGTGATGATGACTATGGACTCCATGCTGCCCGATCCTTCCAATCTGACCTGGGCCCATCTGGTGGAGGTTGTCTGGCCTACACAGAGATTTTGCCCTGGGGTAACAACCCAGCTGAACTAAAGAGGATTGTGGATGTGATGAAGAAATCCACAGCTCGTGTGATCATTGTGTTTGCTCATGAGAGTCACATGATTAACCTAATGGAAGAG GTGGTGAGGCAGAATGTGACAGGCCTGCAGTGGATAGCCAGTGAAGCCTGGACATCAGCTGCTGTCCTGCACACCCCACGCCTCATGCCGTACCTGGGTGGCACCTTGGGCATCACCATCCGTCGAGGAGAAATAGCAGGGCTCAAAGACTTCCTGTTACAAATACGTCCTGAcctacaccacaacaacagctatgGAAATAATGTG gTGAATCAGTTTTGGGAACACACATTTCAATGTAGAtttgcaccacctccagcaggttgggtggaagctggaggagcattATGCACTGGACAGGAAGATCTAGAGAGTGTGGAGACTGAGTTCTTGGATGTTTCAGACCTGAGGTCagagtataatgtgtataaggctgtgtatgctctggcatatgcccttgataacatgctgcagtgtgagccagggagagggcctttcagtGGGCACAGCTGTGGTAATTTACAAAGACTGGAGCCATGGCAG CTTGTGCATTACATGGAAAATGTCAACTTCACCACATCATTTGGTGAtccagtgtcatttgatgagaATGGTGATGTCTTACCAATCTATGATATCATGAACTGGCAGTGGCTTCCTGATGGAAGAACTGAAGTTCAGACTGTGGGTGAGGTTAAGAAGTCAGCCTTCAAAGGTGAAGAACTCACacttgatgaagacaaaatcttCTGGAACTTTGAATCCAAAGAG CCACCAcggtcagtgtgcagtgagagctgtcctccaggGACCCGCATAGCCAGAAAGAGGGGAGAACCTGAGTGCTGTTTAGACTGCATTCCTTGTTCTGAAGGAAAGGTCAGCAATAAGACTG ACTCTATGGAGTGTACCAGTTGTCCAGAGGATTTCTGGTCCAATCCCCAGCGTGACCAATGTGTTCCTAAGAAAATAGAGTTCCTCTCCTACCACGAGCCTCTGGGTATTTGCTTGGCAGCTACCTCACTGCTGGgcacatttatctgtgctgttgtcCTGGGCATCTTCATCTATCATCGCAGAACACCTATAGTTCGTGCCAACAATTCTGAACTTAGTTTTCATCTGTTGCTGTCACTTAagctttgtttcctgtgttcaCTACTGTTCATTGGACGACCCAGACCATGGACATGCCAActgagacatgcagcatttgggatcagctttgtTCTTTGTGTCTCATGCATCCTGgtgaaaaccatggtggttctggctgtgttcaaggcctccaagccaggaggtgaagccagtctgaagtggtttggtgttttacagcagagagggacagttcTGGTTCTTACTTCTGTTCAAGCAGCAATCTGCACTGCTTGGCTTGTCACTGCATCACCAGCtcctcataaaaacactgaataccACAATGACAAgatagtttatgagtgtgtagtTGGGTCCACAGttggttttgcagtgttactTGGTTATATTGGTTTACTGGCTATCCTTAGTTTCCTGTTAGCATTTCTGGCAAGGAATCTTCCAGACAGTTTCAATGAGGCCAAACTCATAactttcagcatgctgatcttctgtgctgtgtgggtggcaTTTGTCCCTGCTTATATCAGCTCACCaggcaaatatgcagatgcagtggaggtaTTTGCTATCCTGGCCTCCAGTTTTGGCCTCTTGGTGGCACTGTTTGGACCCAAATGTTATATAATCCtactgagaccagagagaaacacaaagaaagctatcATGGGCCGAGGCACTGAGTCATAA
- the LOC108899754 gene encoding extracellular calcium-sensing receptor-like: MHKDGDVVLGGLFHIHFFSTYPDLSFISEPQQPSCHGFDVSGFRQALTMAFAIDEINRNSNLLPNVTLGYSLYDNCFQLGIGFRAALSLVSGQEEQVILHETCVGNPPVLGIVGESSSTRSIAISTVLGLYRVPMVSYFATCSCLSDRKKFPSFFRTIPSDAFQVRAMIQILKRFGWTWTGLLISDDDYGLHAAQSFQSDLGPSGGGCLAYTEILPRGDNPVELKRIVDVMKKSTARVVIVFAHESHMINLMEEVVRQNVTGLQWIASEGWTSATVLQTPRLMPYLGGTLGIAIRRGEMPGLRDFLLQIRPDLHHNNSYGNNTVNQFWEYTFQCRFAPTPAGWVEAGGALCTGQEDLENVETEFLDISNLRPEYNVYKAVYALAYALDDMLQCEPGRGPFSGHSCGNLQRLEPWQLVYYLEKVNFTTSFGDQMLFDKNGDVLPIYDIMNWQWLPDGRTKVQNVGEVKKSAFKGEELTLDEDKIFWSFETKEPLQSVCSESCPPGTRVARKKGEPECCFDCIPCSEGKISNKTDSMECTSCPEDFWPSPQRDYCVPKTSEFLSFHESLGICLTATSLLGTFICAVVLGIFIYHRQTPIVRANNSELSFQLLLSLKLCFLCSLLFIGRPRPWTCQLRHAAFGISFVLCVSCILVKTMVVLAVFKASKPGGEASLKWFGAVQQRGTVFALTCIQAVICTAWIVSSSPAPHKNTEYHNDKIVYECVVGSTVGFAVLLGYIGLLAILSFLLAFLARNLPDSFNEAKLITFSMLIFCAVWVAFVPAYISSPGKYADAVEVFAILASSFGLLVALFGPKCYIILLRPERNTKKAIMGRGIKS; this comes from the exons ATGCACAAGGATGGAGATGTGGTTCTAGGTGGGCTATTTCACATCCACTTCTTTTCTACCTATCCTGACCTGTCTTTTATTTCAGAGCCACAACAGCCTTCTTGTCATGG TTTTGATGTTTCAGGATTCAGACAGGCCCTGACCATGGCCTTTGCTATTGATGAGATCAACAGAAACTCCAACCTGCTACCTAATGTGACTCTGGGATACAGTCTGTATGATAACTGCTTCCAACTAGGAATTGGATTCCGTGCTGCATTGTCATTAGTCAGTGGTCAAGAGGAGCAAGTTATATTACATGAGACCTGTGTAGGAAACCCTCCAGTCCTAGGTATTGTGGGTGAATCTTCCTCTACACGCTCTATTGCCATATCCACTGTTTTAGGTTTGTACAGAGTGCCTATG GTGAGTTATTTTGCCACATGTTCCTGCCTGAGTGACCGGAAAAAGTTTCCATCCTTCTTCAGGACGATCCCAAGTGATGCTTTCCAG GTGCGTGCTATGATTCAGATTCTAAAACGCTTTGGCTGGACTTGGACAGGTCTGCtgatcagtgatgatgattatgGACTTCATGCTGCCCAGTCTTTCCAATCTGACCTGGGTCCATCAGGTGGAGGTTGTCTGGCCTACACAGAGATTTTGCCCAGGGGTGACAACCCAGTTGAACTAAAGAGGATTGTGGATGTGATGAAGAAATCCACAGCTCgtgtggtcattgtgtttgcacatgagAGTCACATGATTAATCTCATGGAAGAG GTGGTGAGGCAGAATGTGACAGGCCTGCAGTGGATAGCAAGTGAAGGCTGGACATCAGCTACTGTGCTCCAGACCCCCCGCCTCATGCCGTACCTGGGTGGAACACTGGGCATTGCCATCCGTCGAGGAGAAATGCCAGGGCTCAGAGACTTCCTGTTACAAATACGTCCTGAcctacaccacaacaacagctatgGAAATAACACA GTAAATCAGTTTTGGGAATACACATTTCAGTGTAGATTTGCACCAACTCCGGCAGGTTGggtggaagctggaggagcattATGCACTGGACAGGAAGATCTAGAGAATGTGGAGACTGAATTCTTGGACATTTCAAACCTCAGGCCAGAGTATAATGTGTACAAGGCTGTGTATGCTCTGGCATATGCCCTTGAtgacatgctgcagtgtgagccagggagagggcctttcagCGGGCACAGCTGTGGTAATTTACAAAGACTGGAGCCATGGCAG CTTGTGTATTACTTGgaaaaggtcaacttcactACATCATTTGGTGATCAAATGTTGTTCGATAAGAATGGTGATGTCTTACCAATCTATGATATCATGAACTGGCAGTGGCTTCCTGATGGAAGAACTAAAGTTCAGAATGTGGGTGAGGTTAAGAAGTCAGCCTTCAAAGGTGAAGAACTCACACTTGATGAAGATAAAATCTTCTGGAGCTTTGAAACCAAAGAG cCATTgcagtcagtgtgcagtgagagctgtcctccaggtacccGCGTGGCCAGGAAGAAGGGGGaacctgagtgttgttttgactgcatccCTTGTTCTGAGGGAAAGATCAGCAATAAGACTG ATTCCATGGAGTGCACCAGCTGTCCAGAGGATTTCTGGCCCAGTCCTCAGCGTGACTACTGTGTTCCTAAGACATCAGAGTTCCTCTCCTTCCATGAGTCTCTGGGTATCTGTTTGACAGCCACCTCACTGCTGGGaacatttatctgtgctgttgtcCTGGGGATCTTTATTTATCATCGCCAAACACCTATAGTTCGTGCTAACAATTCAGAACTTAGTTTCCAGCTGTTGTTGTCACTTAAGCTTTGTTTCCTATGTTCATTGCTGTTTATCGGTCGTCCCAGACCATGGACATGCCAActgagacatgcagcatttgggatcagctttgtgctttgtgtgtcatgtatcctggtgaaaaccatggtggttctggctgtgttcaaggcctccaagccaggaggtgaagccagtctgaagtggtttggtgctgtgcagcagagagggacagtttTTGCTCTTACTTGCATTCAAGCAGTAATCTGCACTGCTTGGATTGTCTCTTCATCACCAGCtcctcataaaaacactgaataccACAATGATAAgatagtttatgagtgtgtagtTGGGTCCACAGttggttttgcagtgttactTGGCTATATTGGTTTACTGGCTATCCTGAGTTTCCTGTTAGCATTTCTAGCGAGGAATCTTCCAGACAGTTTTAATGAGGCCAAACTCATAACTTTCAGCATGTTGATCTTCTGTGCAGTGTGGGTGGCATTTGTCCCTGCTTATATCAGCTCACCaggcaaatatgcagatgcagtggaggtatttgccatcctggcctccagtTTTGGCCTCTTGGTGGCGCTGTTTGGACCCAAATGTTACATAATcctgctgagaccagagagaaacacaaagaaagctatcATGGGTCGAGGCATCAAGTCATAA